One genomic segment of Hydrocarboniclastica marina includes these proteins:
- a CDS encoding YggS family pyridoxal phosphate-dependent enzyme, with the protein MSIADNLKKVSERIQKATEHAARPVGSVRLLAVSKTRTPDELRAAIAAGQTAFGENYLQEGLDKIAALSDTPNLEWHFIGPIQSNKTRAIAEHFQWVHSVDRLRVAQRLNDQRPADIQPLSVCIQVNVDAEATKSGVAPEQVAELAGALLEMPRLHLRGLMAIPDPNLAPAELRRRFAGLAAQLEALRERWPSVGPNCLDTLSMGMSGDLEDAIAEGATLVRVGTALFGSRQ; encoded by the coding sequence ATGAGCATAGCAGACAACCTAAAGAAGGTAAGCGAGCGCATACAAAAAGCAACAGAACACGCTGCCCGCCCGGTTGGTTCTGTACGCCTGCTGGCAGTCAGCAAAACCCGCACACCGGATGAGCTCCGGGCTGCCATTGCCGCGGGCCAGACCGCCTTTGGTGAGAACTACCTGCAGGAAGGGCTGGACAAAATCGCGGCGCTTTCGGATACCCCCAACCTGGAGTGGCACTTCATCGGTCCGATCCAGTCAAACAAGACCCGGGCCATCGCCGAGCACTTCCAGTGGGTCCACAGTGTCGACCGGCTGCGGGTCGCCCAGCGGCTTAACGACCAGCGACCGGCTGACATTCAACCGCTGTCAGTCTGTATCCAGGTCAATGTCGATGCCGAGGCGACGAAGTCGGGTGTCGCACCCGAGCAGGTTGCAGAACTTGCCGGCGCCCTGCTCGAAATGCCGCGGTTGCATCTGCGCGGTTTAATGGCCATTCCCGACCCGAACCTGGCGCCAGCAGAACTCCGCCGGCGTTTTGCCGGGCTGGCCGCACAGCTTGAGGCGCTGCGCGAGCGCTGGCCGAGTGTTGGCCCTAACTGCCTGGACACGCTATCCATGGGCATGTCGGGCGATCTTGAAGACGCTATTGCCGAAGGCGCTACCCTGGTGAGGGTCGGGACTGCCCTGTTTGGTTCCCGGCAGTAG
- a CDS encoding DUF4124 domain-containing protein — MIRLTRLLQSLGILAAGLTLSAAVTAGTLYRYQDQEGNPVISHTLPQEASQRGYEILTTSGRVIETVPPALTDAQRAAKEAEEQARVAEREKQARQRAADRQLLRTFSHPDDVVRALERKLEQMRSLIELKQGNVVNIRSQIRNEQSRAADAERAGRTIPVEVLHKIQALQQDISETEAEIARQESAISSTVADYEAMADRVEDLTEKQRTKPLPGEMPPESQGGQLPQ; from the coding sequence ATGATTCGACTCACCAGACTGCTGCAATCGCTAGGCATTCTTGCCGCGGGTCTGACGTTGTCCGCTGCGGTCACCGCCGGCACTTTATACCGCTATCAGGATCAGGAGGGTAACCCGGTAATCAGCCATACCCTGCCCCAGGAAGCCTCTCAGCGTGGCTATGAAATACTGACCACAAGCGGTCGCGTCATTGAAACTGTTCCACCGGCCCTGACCGATGCCCAGCGCGCGGCGAAGGAAGCGGAAGAACAAGCCCGCGTCGCTGAGCGTGAAAAACAGGCCCGGCAACGTGCAGCGGACCGTCAGTTGCTGCGGACCTTCAGCCATCCGGACGACGTCGTGCGGGCGCTGGAGCGCAAGCTGGAACAGATGCGCAGCCTGATCGAACTCAAGCAGGGCAATGTCGTCAATATTCGCTCCCAGATCCGCAACGAGCAGTCCCGTGCGGCGGATGCCGAACGCGCCGGTCGTACGATCCCTGTAGAAGTACTCCATAAAATACAGGCGCTACAGCAGGACATCAGCGAAACCGAAGCAGAAATCGCGCGTCAGGAATCGGCTATCAGCAGCACTGTAGCGGACTACGAAGCCATGGCGGACCGGGTCGAGGATCTCACGGAAAAGCAGCGTACCAAACCGCTGCCGGGCGAGATGCCCCCGGAGAGTCAAGGGGGCCAGCTGCCCCAATGA
- the proC gene encoding pyrroline-5-carboxylate reductase: protein MSKQPTIGFIGAGNMASAIIGGMLAERFKPEQIWASAPDDRQLQSLAKRFGINTTTDNRHCATQADVLVLAVKPQVMQEACSTIHSVVQNTRPLIVSIAAGLDAATLESWLGGELPIVRCMPNTPALVGQGASALYATPAVSAPQRQLAEQIFASVGLAVWLDEESQMHAVTALSGSGPAYCFLFLEALEDAARNAGLDAAVARQLAIQTLAGAAKMARDSGDDPATLKRNVMSPGGTTEKAIETFETADFSGIVASAYEAARTRSGELAEQLRKSAD, encoded by the coding sequence ATGAGCAAGCAACCGACCATCGGCTTTATCGGCGCAGGTAACATGGCGTCCGCCATCATCGGCGGTATGCTGGCCGAGCGTTTCAAGCCCGAACAGATCTGGGCCAGCGCCCCGGACGACCGACAGCTCCAGAGCCTGGCCAAGCGCTTCGGTATCAATACCACGACCGATAACCGCCACTGCGCGACCCAGGCCGACGTCCTGGTGCTCGCAGTCAAGCCTCAGGTGATGCAGGAGGCCTGCAGTACCATTCACAGTGTCGTCCAGAACACCCGGCCTTTGATTGTATCAATCGCGGCGGGGCTTGACGCAGCCACGCTTGAGAGCTGGCTGGGCGGAGAGCTGCCGATTGTGCGTTGCATGCCGAACACGCCCGCTTTGGTCGGCCAGGGCGCCTCGGCGTTGTACGCGACCCCGGCGGTGTCCGCTCCCCAGCGACAGCTGGCGGAGCAGATATTCGCCAGTGTCGGGCTCGCGGTCTGGCTGGATGAAGAATCCCAGATGCATGCTGTAACTGCACTGTCCGGCAGCGGCCCCGCCTACTGCTTTCTGTTCCTGGAAGCCCTGGAAGATGCCGCGCGTAACGCCGGCCTGGACGCCGCAGTAGCCCGACAACTGGCGATCCAGACTCTCGCAGGCGCGGCAAAGATGGCGCGGGATAGCGGCGACGACCCGGCCACGCTCAAGCGCAACGTCATGTCCCCCGGCGGCACGACAGAGAAGGCTATCGAAACGTTTGAGACGGCGGATTTTTCGGGGATTGTCGCCAGCGCTTACGAGGCAGCCCGTACCCGTTCCGGGGAACTGGCGGAACAGCTTCGCAAGTCAGCCGACTGA
- a CDS encoding YggT family protein — MLSQIVVSTLYLVSTFYLTVVLLRFLLQLARADFYNPICQFVVKATNPPLKPLRKIIPSWGAFDGAALLLAIVIQALVYVGMLAAMGDVTMISPVTIFAWAVIKVVSIIAKIYFWAILAVVILSWIAPAAGHPGVQLLMQLTEPVMNPVRKVIPSMGGLDLSPIVVFLILNVVTVVIDNLGRSAGMHQLGLPL, encoded by the coding sequence ATGCTTTCGCAGATTGTCGTATCGACGCTTTATCTGGTGTCGACGTTTTATCTTACTGTCGTGCTACTGCGATTTCTGCTCCAACTGGCCCGGGCGGATTTTTACAACCCGATCTGCCAGTTTGTGGTCAAAGCGACTAATCCGCCGCTGAAACCTTTGCGCAAAATCATCCCCAGCTGGGGGGCGTTCGACGGCGCGGCACTGCTTCTGGCCATAGTTATCCAGGCCCTGGTCTACGTAGGCATGCTGGCGGCGATGGGCGACGTGACGATGATCTCGCCAGTGACTATTTTTGCCTGGGCCGTGATCAAGGTCGTCAGCATCATTGCCAAGATCTATTTCTGGGCAATCCTGGCAGTGGTTATTCTCAGCTGGATCGCACCCGCCGCAGGGCACCCGGGCGTGCAACTGCTGATGCAGCTGACCGAGCCGGTGATGAATCCGGTGCGAAAGGTTATCCCCTCAATGGGCGGCCTGGACCTGTCACCGATAGTGGTCTTCCTGATTCTCAACGTCGTGACCGTGGTCATCGACAACCTCGGCCGCAGCGCTGGCATGCATCAGCTGGGACTGCCCCTCTAA
- a CDS encoding fibronectin type III domain-containing protein, producing the protein MALFPAHLRPGQISHARILAAWAIALLLSACNADSSNIRNAQSVSAERQPVSSGAQSQKRSTSSWISSSSSKLPGSTSARRSSSNSSSEELGEAPAALTSSGAPARVKGTSDIPRSSSRRPVDTSSTHKSQKLSWQPPLTREDGSSLYPGEIQGYRIYFKKAHHSQFQSIPLKDASKTTLVLDGFSPGVYHFSISTIDTNGLESRRSTTVRVNVT; encoded by the coding sequence ATGGCTCTTTTCCCAGCGCATCTGCGACCGGGGCAAATTTCTCATGCTCGCATTCTGGCAGCATGGGCTATTGCCCTCCTGCTTAGCGCGTGCAATGCGGACAGCTCCAATATCCGCAACGCCCAGAGCGTCAGCGCAGAACGCCAACCAGTGAGTAGCGGGGCACAGAGCCAGAAGCGCAGCACGAGCAGCTGGATCAGCAGCAGTAGTAGTAAACTGCCCGGCAGCACCTCGGCTCGCCGTTCAAGCTCAAACTCAAGCTCAGAGGAGCTTGGTGAGGCTCCTGCCGCCCTGACTTCCAGCGGTGCGCCAGCCCGGGTCAAAGGCACGAGCGATATACCCCGGAGCTCATCCCGCCGCCCGGTCGATACCAGCTCTACCCATAAATCTCAGAAGCTAAGCTGGCAGCCGCCGTTGACCCGGGAGGATGGAAGCTCTCTTTACCCGGGTGAGATCCAGGGCTACCGCATCTATTTCAAAAAGGCTCACCACAGCCAGTTCCAGAGCATTCCGCTAAAAGACGCCAGCAAGACCACACTGGTCCTGGATGGTTTCTCCCCCGGGGTTTACCACTTTTCGATCTCGACTATTGATACGAACGGCCTTGAAAGCCGTCGCTCTACCACGGTTCGAGTCAACGTCACCTAG
- a CDS encoding type IV pilus twitching motility protein PilT, producing the protein MDITELLAFSAKQGASDLHLSSGLPPMIRVDGDVRRINLPAMEHKEVHSLIYDIMNDKQRKDFEEFLETDFSFEVPGVARFRVNAFNQNRGAGAVFRTIPSKVLTMEDLGMGQVFKDVSSVPRGLVLVTGPTGSGKSTTLAAMIDYINDTRYDHILTIEDPIEFVHESKKCLLNQREVHRDTLGFNEALRSALREDPDIILVGELRDLETIRLALTAAETGHLVFGTLHTTSAAKTIDRVVDVFPAEEKSMVRSMLSESLQAVVSQTLMKKVGGGRIAAHEIMIGTAAIRNLIREDKVAQMYSSIQTGGSLGMQTLDQCLLGLLQKGLITREAAKAKAKMPDNF; encoded by the coding sequence ATGGATATTACCGAACTCCTCGCCTTTTCTGCCAAACAGGGCGCATCAGATTTGCACCTTTCTTCCGGTTTACCCCCGATGATTCGTGTTGATGGCGATGTTCGGCGTATTAATCTCCCTGCGATGGAGCACAAAGAAGTCCACTCGCTGATCTACGACATCATGAACGACAAGCAGCGTAAGGACTTTGAGGAGTTTCTGGAAACCGATTTCTCGTTCGAAGTGCCAGGGGTTGCGCGATTCCGGGTCAATGCATTCAACCAGAACCGGGGTGCCGGCGCCGTCTTCCGGACCATCCCGTCGAAGGTACTGACCATGGAAGACCTGGGCATGGGGCAGGTCTTCAAGGACGTATCGAGCGTGCCCCGCGGGCTGGTGTTGGTGACCGGACCCACGGGCTCGGGCAAGTCCACCACGCTGGCGGCCATGATCGACTATATCAACGACACCCGGTATGACCACATCCTCACCATCGAGGACCCGATCGAATTCGTACACGAGAGCAAGAAGTGCCTGCTCAACCAGCGTGAAGTTCACCGGGACACCCTGGGCTTCAACGAAGCCCTGCGTTCGGCATTGCGGGAAGACCCTGACATCATCCTGGTGGGCGAGTTGAGGGATCTGGAGACCATCCGCCTGGCGTTGACCGCCGCCGAAACAGGCCACCTGGTGTTTGGCACCCTGCACACCACATCTGCAGCCAAGACCATTGACCGGGTAGTGGATGTGTTTCCGGCCGAGGAGAAATCCATGGTTCGGTCGATGCTATCCGAGTCCCTGCAGGCTGTTGTTTCGCAGACGCTGATGAAAAAGGTCGGCGGCGGTCGGATAGCTGCCCATGAGATCATGATCGGCACTGCAGCGATCCGTAACCTGATTCGTGAAGACAAAGTCGCCCAGATGTATTCGTCTATCCAGACTGGCGGCTCGCTGGGGATGCAGACTTTGGACCAGTGCCTGCTGGGACTGCTGCAAAAAGGCCTGATCACCCGTGAAGCGGCCAAGGCAAAAGCCAAGATGCCTGACAATTTCTAG
- a CDS encoding OmpP1/FadL family transporter, whose translation MLTNRFNSGIAAIAGGVVLLVPAIAQASGYALNEVSASASGMANAGAAANAENASVLLFNPAGMGRLDGTQVSGGVALIDVDTDFDGKAYNFQNEEVAGGDGGDMVDPSVIPNFAVSHRLNEYSSVGLGLSVPFGIAAEYEDDFKGRFFADETDVQMINLQPTLSLNNDEGFSIGVGLNILYAEGLISKAQDFEQQLQPVGGLLGGGFTPETWPEGHSEAEGDDWGVGLTFGMMLQPYERTTLGLTYRSSIDLDLEGEANSVNTPAPTAAGIVPVNLTEDVVVPLDTPESLTLSVAQGLNDEWTLYASVAWTRWSRFEDLDIISDEENGPISAIAGTDVISHTTEEWEDTWSAAIGTKWQATDAWAFKAGYAFDQSPVQDKYRTVRVPGADRNWLTLGAQWKSQDELSVDLALGYLIIEDVDVEEYDYDIDDQLLDPNKRVVGEYELDAWGAGLQVSKAF comes from the coding sequence ATGTTAACCAATCGATTTAACTCAGGGATTGCCGCAATTGCGGGGGGCGTGGTGCTGTTAGTGCCTGCCATCGCCCAGGCCAGTGGTTATGCACTTAATGAGGTAAGCGCCTCGGCCTCAGGTATGGCCAATGCCGGCGCCGCCGCCAACGCCGAAAATGCGTCGGTGCTGCTGTTCAATCCGGCCGGAATGGGCCGACTCGATGGCACCCAGGTTTCCGGCGGTGTTGCACTGATTGATGTCGATACTGATTTTGATGGTAAGGCATACAACTTTCAGAATGAGGAAGTTGCCGGCGGAGATGGCGGCGACATGGTCGATCCTTCGGTTATTCCCAATTTCGCGGTCAGCCATCGTCTGAACGAATACAGCTCCGTCGGGCTGGGTCTGTCAGTGCCTTTTGGGATCGCGGCCGAATATGAGGATGACTTCAAAGGCCGGTTCTTCGCTGACGAAACCGATGTGCAAATGATCAACCTCCAGCCAACGCTGTCCCTCAACAACGACGAGGGATTCTCCATCGGTGTTGGCCTGAACATTCTTTACGCTGAGGGGCTGATTTCGAAGGCACAGGACTTCGAGCAGCAGCTCCAGCCGGTCGGCGGCCTTTTGGGCGGCGGCTTTACCCCTGAGACCTGGCCCGAGGGGCACTCAGAAGCCGAAGGCGATGACTGGGGTGTGGGCCTGACGTTTGGCATGATGCTCCAGCCCTACGAGCGGACCACCCTGGGCCTGACCTACCGTAGCTCGATTGACCTGGACCTTGAAGGTGAGGCCAATTCGGTCAATACACCTGCGCCGACTGCGGCTGGCATTGTGCCCGTCAATCTGACGGAGGATGTTGTCGTGCCGCTCGATACTCCAGAGTCCCTTACGCTGAGTGTGGCCCAGGGCCTGAACGATGAGTGGACGCTGTATGCCAGCGTAGCCTGGACGAGGTGGAGCCGGTTCGAAGACCTCGATATCATCAGCGATGAAGAGAACGGACCAATCTCCGCGATAGCCGGCACCGATGTCATCAGCCATACCACCGAGGAATGGGAGGACACCTGGTCAGCTGCGATCGGTACGAAATGGCAGGCAACCGATGCCTGGGCCTTCAAGGCTGGCTATGCGTTTGACCAGTCGCCAGTACAGGATAAGTACCGCACTGTTCGGGTACCCGGTGCTGACCGGAACTGGTTGACCCTGGGGGCACAGTGGAAGAGCCAGGACGAACTGAGTGTGGATCTCGCGCTCGGTTACCTGATTATCGAAGACGTCGATGTTGAAGAGTATGATTACGACATCGACGATCAGTTACTCGATCCCAACAAGCGTGTCGTCGGGGAATATGAGCTCGATGCCTGGGGTGCCGGGCTGCAGGTGAGCAAGGCTTTCTAA
- a CDS encoding PilT/PilU family type 4a pilus ATPase, translating into MEFDKLLRLMVEKGGSDLFITAGVPPSMKVNGKVLPVTKNALTPEQTRELVYNTMSEKQLAEFEDTHECNYALSARGIGRFRVSAFYQRNICGMVLRRIETKIPDVDELNLPDVIKDLAMTKRGLIIFVGATGTGKSTSLAAMIGHRNRNSRGHIISIEDPIEFVHQHQGCIVTQREVGIDTESFEVALKNTLRQAPDVILIGEVRTKQTMDYAVTFAETGHLCLATLHANNANQALDRIINFFSADQHNQIWMDLSLNLKAIVAQQLVPTPDGKGRRAVIEVLINTPLASDLIRKGEVHRLKELMTKSNEQGMQTFDQALYKLYAEGAITYEDALAHADSANDLRLMIKLGADASSADQLSSSVDRLSIQDE; encoded by the coding sequence ATGGAATTCGACAAACTGCTTCGACTGATGGTTGAGAAAGGAGGCTCCGACCTTTTTATAACGGCAGGCGTCCCACCCAGTATGAAGGTCAATGGCAAGGTGCTCCCGGTCACCAAGAACGCCCTGACGCCGGAACAGACCCGGGAGCTGGTGTACAACACCATGTCAGAAAAGCAGCTCGCCGAGTTCGAGGATACCCACGAGTGCAACTACGCCCTGAGTGCCCGCGGTATTGGCCGCTTCAGGGTTAGCGCCTTTTACCAGCGCAACATCTGTGGCATGGTGCTGCGACGCATTGAAACCAAGATCCCTGACGTGGACGAGCTGAACCTGCCCGACGTGATCAAGGATCTGGCCATGACCAAGCGTGGGCTTATCATCTTCGTCGGCGCTACCGGCACGGGCAAATCCACCTCCCTGGCGGCAATGATCGGCCACCGCAATCGCAACAGCCGTGGCCATATCATCTCCATCGAAGACCCCATCGAGTTTGTACACCAGCACCAGGGCTGTATTGTCACCCAGCGCGAAGTCGGCATCGACACCGAGTCTTTCGAGGTCGCGCTGAAAAATACCCTGCGGCAGGCGCCGGACGTGATTCTGATCGGTGAGGTGCGCACCAAGCAGACCATGGACTACGCGGTAACGTTCGCCGAAACCGGCCACCTCTGTCTGGCCACACTGCACGCCAACAATGCCAACCAGGCCCTGGACCGGATTATCAACTTCTTCAGTGCCGACCAGCACAACCAGATCTGGATGGATTTGTCGCTCAACCTCAAGGCGATTGTGGCGCAGCAACTGGTGCCTACCCCGGACGGCAAGGGTCGTCGCGCGGTCATCGAAGTGCTCATCAATACGCCTTTGGCCTCTGACCTCATCCGCAAGGGTGAAGTGCATCGCCTGAAAGAGCTGATGACCAAGTCCAACGAGCAGGGCATGCAGACCTTCGACCAGGCGCTATACAAGCTCTATGCCGAAGGTGCGATCACTTATGAAGATGCCCTGGCTCACGCTGATTCGGCCAATGACCTGCGGCTGATGATCAAACTGGGGGCGGACGCCAGCAGCGCGGACCAGCTTTCTTCCAGTGTTGACCGGCTCTCTATTCAGGACGAATAG
- the polA gene encoding DNA polymerase I produces the protein MTQEAAPAPIVLIDGSSYLFRAYHALPPLTTSKGQPTGAIKGVISMIRRLQQDYPRSPLIAVFDAKGRTFRHDLYADYKANRPPMPEDLGSQVEPIFAIVRAMGIPLLVEKGVEADDVIGTLACQATANGREAIISTGDKDMAQLVSEHVTLINTMTGTCMDREGVREKFGVTPEQIIDYLALVGDTSDNIPGVNKCGPKTAVKWLQEYGDLDNLMANASGIKGKIGEYLRAAEEQLPCSRDLATIRTSVPLEHTLENTRMREPDPKALLELYTEYEFRAWIAELEGGDASEAETAPTVTPINTSAADTHYEIITTQPDFDRWLDRLKSAPEFAFDTETTGLNYMTAELVGVSFAVEPGTAAYVPVKHDYMGAPEQLDREAVLEALRPLLENPAVRKIGQNLKYDKNILANHGICLEGIAEDTMLQSYVLDSVASRHDMDSLALRYLNRRTTTFEEIAGKGAKQLTFNAIDVNTGGHYACEDADITLALHRTLRPQLAQAPGLDYVYSQIDMPLVPVLARMERRGARVNPDLLRRQSQELAEKMANLEEAAYAEAGEAFNLGSPKQLQVLLYEKLGLPVVKKTPKGAPSTAEPVLAELALTHALPRLILDHRSLSKLKSTYTDKLPHLINSQTGRIHTSYHQAVTATGRLSSSDPNLQNIPIRTEEGRRIRQAFVATEGYKLVAADYSQIELRIMAHLSADEGLMKAFANGEDIHKATAAEVFGVPLEAVSGDQRRSAKAINFGLIYGMSAWGLARTLGIGRDTAQAYVDRYFERYPGVLEYMDRTRTLAHDQGYVETLFGRRLYLPEINNRNRNLQQAAERTAINAPMQGTAADIIKRAMVAVEDWLLQSNADARMTMQVHDELILEVREEDLPKIVGGLEQRMCAAADLRVPLLVETGVGENWDEAH, from the coding sequence ATGACCCAGGAAGCCGCTCCGGCGCCCATAGTACTTATTGACGGTTCCTCCTACCTTTTCCGCGCCTACCACGCCCTGCCGCCGCTCACCACCAGCAAAGGCCAGCCGACGGGCGCGATCAAGGGTGTAATCAGCATGATCAGGCGCCTGCAACAGGATTACCCCCGCTCACCATTGATTGCGGTATTCGATGCGAAGGGCAGGACCTTCCGGCACGACCTTTACGCCGACTACAAAGCCAACCGACCGCCAATGCCTGAAGACCTCGGTAGCCAGGTCGAGCCTATTTTTGCGATTGTTCGGGCCATGGGCATCCCATTGCTGGTTGAGAAGGGCGTCGAAGCGGACGACGTGATCGGCACACTGGCCTGCCAGGCCACTGCGAATGGTCGTGAAGCCATTATTTCAACCGGGGATAAGGACATGGCTCAGTTGGTGAGCGAGCATGTCACGCTGATCAACACCATGACGGGCACCTGTATGGACCGGGAAGGCGTGCGCGAAAAGTTCGGCGTGACGCCGGAGCAGATCATCGACTACCTGGCGCTGGTCGGGGACACCTCCGACAACATTCCCGGCGTCAATAAGTGCGGGCCGAAAACGGCGGTGAAGTGGCTGCAGGAGTATGGCGACCTCGACAACCTCATGGCCAATGCGTCCGGGATCAAGGGCAAGATCGGCGAATACCTGCGTGCCGCGGAAGAACAACTGCCCTGCTCCCGCGACCTGGCTACGATCAGGACCAGTGTGCCGCTGGAGCATACCCTCGAAAATACCCGCATGCGGGAACCGGACCCCAAGGCGCTCCTCGAGCTGTACACCGAGTACGAGTTCCGGGCCTGGATTGCTGAACTCGAAGGCGGGGACGCAAGCGAGGCCGAGACCGCCCCGACCGTAACGCCGATTAACACGTCTGCTGCCGACACTCACTACGAGATTATTACCACCCAGCCGGACTTCGACCGCTGGCTCGATCGGTTGAAAAGCGCACCTGAGTTCGCCTTTGACACTGAAACGACCGGCCTCAACTATATGACGGCCGAGCTGGTCGGCGTTTCCTTTGCCGTTGAGCCCGGCACCGCCGCCTATGTGCCGGTGAAGCACGATTATATGGGCGCTCCGGAGCAGCTCGATCGCGAGGCCGTGCTGGAAGCGCTCAGGCCGCTGCTGGAAAACCCCGCAGTGCGTAAAATCGGCCAGAACCTGAAATACGACAAGAATATCCTGGCCAATCACGGCATCTGTCTCGAGGGCATTGCCGAGGACACGATGCTGCAGTCGTATGTGCTCGATTCGGTGGCTTCGCGGCATGATATGGATAGCCTGGCCCTGCGCTATCTGAACCGGCGCACCACAACTTTCGAAGAAATCGCCGGCAAAGGCGCCAAGCAGCTTACTTTCAATGCCATCGACGTGAATACCGGTGGCCACTATGCTTGCGAGGACGCTGATATCACCCTGGCCCTGCACCGGACGCTGCGTCCCCAACTGGCCCAGGCCCCCGGACTCGACTACGTCTACAGCCAGATCGACATGCCTCTGGTACCGGTACTGGCGCGTATGGAACGCCGGGGCGCCCGGGTGAACCCCGACCTGCTCCGGCGCCAGAGCCAGGAGCTGGCCGAGAAAATGGCCAACCTGGAAGAAGCGGCCTATGCGGAGGCCGGCGAAGCGTTCAACCTGGGATCACCCAAGCAGCTCCAGGTCCTGCTATACGAAAAGCTCGGCCTGCCTGTTGTGAAGAAAACGCCCAAGGGCGCCCCTTCCACCGCGGAGCCTGTGCTGGCAGAACTGGCTTTGACCCATGCCCTGCCACGACTGATTCTCGATCACCGAAGCCTGAGCAAGCTGAAGTCCACCTACACCGATAAGCTGCCGCACCTGATCAACAGCCAGACCGGCCGCATTCATACCTCGTACCACCAGGCCGTCACGGCTACGGGACGTTTGTCCTCCTCCGACCCCAACCTGCAGAACATTCCCATCCGTACCGAAGAGGGTCGCCGTATTCGTCAGGCCTTCGTTGCGACGGAGGGGTACAAGCTCGTGGCCGCGGACTACTCCCAGATTGAGCTGCGGATCATGGCGCATCTCTCTGCGGATGAAGGACTCATGAAAGCCTTTGCCAATGGTGAGGACATACATAAGGCCACCGCTGCAGAGGTTTTCGGTGTGCCGCTGGAGGCCGTCAGCGGCGACCAGCGCCGCAGCGCCAAGGCGATCAACTTCGGCCTGATCTATGGGATGTCGGCCTGGGGCCTGGCGCGTACGCTGGGCATCGGTCGTGACACCGCCCAGGCCTACGTCGACCGCTACTTCGAGCGCTATCCCGGCGTGCTCGAGTACATGGACCGCACACGCACGCTGGCCCACGACCAGGGCTACGTCGAAACCCTTTTTGGCCGGCGCCTGTACCTGCCGGAGATCAACAACCGCAACCGCAACCTGCAACAGGCGGCGGAACGAACGGCGATCAACGCACCCATGCAGGGCACCGCGGCGGATATCATCAAGCGGGCTATGGTGGCTGTCGAGGACTGGCTACTGCAGAGTAATGCCGACGCCCGTATGACGATGCAGGTGCACGATGAGCTGATTCTGGAAGTCCGGGAAGAAGACCTGCCCAAGATCGTCGGCGGGCTGGAGCAACGCATGTGCGCGGCAGCGGACCTGAGAGTCCCCTTGCTGGTTGAAACCGGTGTAGGCGAGAACTGGGACGAGGCTCACTGA
- a CDS encoding DUF2782 domain-containing protein, protein MKKYPLLALLTLLALTPQAHSQEDSKQEPIRASEYQRSDQGPAIVIRNDKDNTYYEYRVNGEIQEIKVEPGVGPAYYLVPVEGGYIRRDESGLRLPSWVLFRW, encoded by the coding sequence ATGAAAAAATACCCGCTGCTGGCCCTCCTCACTCTCCTGGCGCTCACGCCCCAGGCCCATTCGCAGGAAGACTCGAAACAGGAGCCGATCCGCGCGTCGGAGTATCAGCGCTCAGACCAGGGGCCAGCCATTGTCATTCGCAATGACAAGGACAACACCTACTACGAATACCGTGTAAACGGTGAGATCCAGGAGATCAAAGTCGAGCCAGGTGTTGGGCCAGCCTATTACCTAGTGCCCGTGGAGGGGGGGTATATAAGGCGTGATGAATCGGGCTTGCGCCTTCCCAGCTGGGTGCTGTTCAGGTGGTAA